The genomic window TTCTGAAAGTCTCTCCTCATAAGCTTTTATAAATTTTCTCATACCCTTTTCCAACATGTATATTCCTCCAAGGTCTTCGCGAAAATCATTAGCTTTTATTTCTCTCCTGTTTAAAAGAGAAAATATAACTCTATCAACAATGATAGGTTTAAAAATCTCTGCAAGATCAAGATTAAGAGTAAAAGATCTCTGATTAGTTTCGTGAAGATATCCTATTCGAGGATCAAGGTGCGTTCTGTAAATTTCTGACAATACCGTTGAGTACAAAAGAGAATTACCAAAAGAGATCAGAGCATTCAAGCGGTTAGCAGGAGGACGCCTGCTACGAACTTCAAAAGAAAAATCAGGATCCCCTATTATTTCATCAAAGGCAGAATAGTAAATTTCACGCGCCGCTCCTTCAACTGACATTAAGGAAGGAATTTCACGAGCTGTATTTATTTCGCTTAGTTTATCCTCTATAGCACGTATCTGATTCTCCAGGCAACAACCACGTGATGAGTATACCCTCAACACGAAAAGCATATTTGCTATTGCTCCATAAACAAAAGAGCGTGCAAGTCCAAGTCGCAATGACGGATTAAGAAAGTGCTCGACTTGTTTTAAAACGATAAGACCCGAGTTCATGTATTCACGTGGATAGTAAGTTCCAACATAGTATCCGTAATGATTAAAAAAGTGGAGTATTACCTTTTTCTGCGTTAAAAATTCAAGCAATCGCTTATTAAGCGTAATCTCTGAGAAAACGCATATCTCAGAAATGGCTTCAACGGGAATAACTCTTTTATCATCCTCAGATATAAGCACTATCGTGTTTCCTTCCCTTTTTAGCTGTCCTCCACTGAAAACATAAACCGTCCTTTTCAACCCCAGCAAACCTCCAGATACGAGCAAGATTTACAGCAAGATCGCTTTCTCAAAGGAGGAGGAAAAGGTTTACTTAATACTTCCTTCATTTCTTCCAAGATTTCCTCAATCTTACGCTCGAGCTC from Synergistota bacterium includes these protein-coding regions:
- the cas1b gene encoding type I-B CRISPR-associated endonuclease Cas1, coding for MKRTVYVFSGGQLKREGNTIVLISEDDKRVIPVEAISEICVFSEITLNKRLLEFLTQKKVILHFFNHYGYYVGTYYPREYMNSGLIVLKQVEHFLNPSLRLGLARSFVYGAIANMLFVLRVYSSRGCCLENQIRAIEDKLSEINTAREIPSLMSVEGAAREIYYSAFDEIIGDPDFSFEVRSRRPPANRLNALISFGNSLLYSTVLSEIYRTHLDPRIGYLHETNQRSFTLNLDLAEIFKPIIVDRVIFSLLNRREIKANDFREDLGGIYMLEKGMRKFIKAYEERLSETIKHKRLRRKVSYRRLIRLECYKIYKHILMDEVYTPFVRTR